Proteins encoded in a region of the Botrytis cinerea B05.10 chromosome 11, complete sequence genome:
- the Bcscy1 gene encoding Bcscy1, whose product MFSSALKSFTSNINSNYSVSSTPSSYSGPWKIYDAKKKSTGKTASVFVLDRKALDAHAGSLGRSSASSMKRATEEVIERLKKEASSLARLRHPSILELVEPVEELRGGGLQFATETVTASLSGLLLEKDEQERAGGIGGRSSRYVTEDSEGGRRRKEVEVDELEIQKGLLQISKALEFLHDNAGLVHGNLTPDAVFVNAKSDWKLSGLSFCSPPDNSTKASSVQPINLSEVLNIDPRLPRSVQINLDYCSPDFVLDSNLNVSADMFSLGLLIVALYNSPHTSPLESNNSVSGYKRLFTSSSTIPSSSNSFLCKKPLPRDMTGEVLPRLITRRPAQRMTAKEFQDSAYFNNILISTIRFLDSLPAKTPSEKAQFMRGLSRVLPSFPKSVMEKKVLPALLEEMKDRELISLILQNVFKIIELLPSARRPFTEKIMPRLKEIFLNNPKPPTERDAAKEAGLMVLLEHIQVISVNCSGKEFKDDILPIVAISIDSPTHALVDAALRSLNVVLPILDFSTIKNELFPVISSVFTKTSSLGIKVRGLEAFVVLCGGSNDPASSNDGLDGIGGAKKNTSTPLDKYTMQEKIVPLIRAIKTKEPAVAVAALNVLRQIGNIADAEFVAMDILPILWNMSLGPLLNLQQFQSFMELIKSLSVRVESEQTKKLQELSGTNGAGVRANGTDDFMSFGAASAFPPAVGSDDPEMDFERLVKGGIGAPSSNNALDASWDANPTSPHAQQPQSAQPKPSFAWSTPSPTAPTYPSNSINNVLRPQQATSRTVTPDLSSFGALTPSATQFSQPLQPQSNYSNPIQPQSSFSQPQPSFSQPQSAFPPPKPSTSTLNWNSAAASSTPNPWSSTPTTATLSPISPPPLNSSFSSMSNSMSSLSMNQMNQARPALNSSQSASGAFSSFSLPPPPSAGTGGTGNYSAFGSTSGSGLGSGGMGIGMGQQRPVVQQQQQQQPQKKSGLDAYESLL is encoded by the exons AGGAAAGACTGCTTCAGTCTTTGTCCTCGATCGCAAAGCCTTAGACGCACATGCAGGATCCTTGGGACGATCGAGTGCTTCGTCGATGAAACGTGCGACCGAGGAGgtaattgaaagattgaaaaaagaagCTTCATCTTTGGCAAGGCTGCGGCATCCTAGTATTTTGGAACTGGTAGAGCCGGTAGAAGAACTGAGGGGCGGGGGGCTACAATTTGCGACAGAGACTGTAACGGCTTCGTTATCTGGCCTCCTACTGGAGAAAGACGAACAAGAAAGAGCTGGTGGGATTGGCGGACGCTCAAGTCGCTATGTCACCGAGGATTCAGAAGGTGgcagaaggagaaaagaggTTGAAGTGGACGAACTGGAAATACAAAAGGGTCTTCTGCAGATCAGCAAGGCATTGGAGTTTTTACACGATAATGCTGGTCTTGTACATGGGAATCTAACTCCTGATGCTGTGTTCGTGAATGCTAAG TCTGATTGGAAACTTAGTGGACTCAGCTTTTGCAGTCCGCCAGACAATTCGACTAAAGCATCTTCAGTGCAACCCATTAATCTCTCTGAGGTTCTGAATATCGATCCTCGACTACCCCGTTCTGTTCAAATCAACCTTGACTACTGTTCCCCAGATTTTGTCCTAGACTCGAATCTGAATGTTTCAGCAGATATGTTCTCACTAGGTCTTCTCATTGTCGCTCTCTATAATTCGCCTCATACATCACCACTGGAGTCCAACAACAGCGTATCTGGTTACAAAAGACTATTCACCTCATCTTCCACCATTCCCTCATCTAGCAATAGCTTCTTGTGTAAAAAGCCATTGCCAAGAGATATGACTGGAGAGGTACTACCGCGATTGATTACTAGACGTCCAGCGCAACGTATGACCGCAAAAGAGTTTCAGGACAGCGCCTATTTTAACaacattttgatatctaCAATCAGATTCTTGGACTCTTTACCTGCTAAAACTCCTAGTGAGAAGGCTCAATTCATGCGTGGTTTGTCCAGGGTGTTACCATCATTCCCAAAAAGTGTCATGGAAAAAAAGGTTTTACCGGCTTTattggaggaaatgaaggaCCGCGAACTGATATCATTAATTCTACAAAatgttttcaaaatcatcgaATTGTTACCCTCCGCAAGAAGGCCTTTTACCGAAAAGATCATGCCTAGGCTCAAggagatatttttgaataacCCCAAACCTCCTACCGAGCGTGATGCTGCAAAGGAAGCTGGGTTGATGGTATTGTTGGAGCACATTCAAGTAATATCTGTCAATTGTTCGGGTAAAGAGTTTAAAGACG ATATCTTGCCAATTGTAGCCATATCGATAGATTCACCAACGCATGCACTTGTAGACGCTGCTCTGCGAAGCTTAAATGTAGTTCTTCCTATCCTTGATTTCTCTACTATCAAGAATGAACTCTTCCCAGTCATCTCTTCGGTTTTCACAAAGACCAGTAGTCTAGGAATAAAGGTCCGAGGGTTAGAGGCTTTTGTGGTTCTTTGCGGTGGCTCAAATGATCCAGCCTCTAGCAATGATGGTCTCGATGGCATTGGGGGTGCTAAGAAAAACACATCTACCCCCCTAGACAAATATACCATGCAAGAGAAGATAGTACCTTTGATTAGAGCAATCAAGACGAAGGAACCTGCTGTTGCAGTTGCTGCTCTAAACGTTCTTAGACAAATAGGTAATATAGCTGACGCAGAATTCGTTGCCATGGATATTCTCCCCATATTATGGAACATGAGCTTGGGGCCACTTCTGAATTTACagcaatttcaatcttttatgGAACTCATTAAAAGCTTATCTGTTCGAGTCGAGTCTGAGCAAACAAAGAAGCTGCAAGAACTATCCGGTACTAATGGAGCAGGTGTGAGGGCAAATGGTACCGATGATTTCATGTCGTTCGGCGCAGCCTCGGCTTTCCCACCCGCCGTGGGATCAGATGATCCcgaaatggattttgaaCGACTTGTTAAGGGCGGAATTGGTGCACCTTCATCAAACAACGCCTTAGATGCCAGCTGGGATGCCAATCCCACAAGCCCCCATGCTCAACAACCACAGTCGGCTCAACCAAAACCGTCTTTTGCTTGGTCCACCCCATCGCCAACAGCGCCTACGTATCCTTCTAACTCTATCAATAATGTTCTCCGACCACAACAAGCGACATCACGAACAGTCACTCCAGACCTTTCAAGCTTTGGTGCTCTAACACCATCAGCTACCCAATTCTCGCAACCGCTTCAGCCGCAATCTAACTACTCAAATCCTATACAACcgcaatcttcattttctcaaCCCCAACCCTCTTTCTCACAACCCCAATCCGCGTTTCCTCCACCCAAACCTTCAACCTCGACTCTGAACTGGAACAGTGCAGCTGCATCCTCAACCCCCAATCCATGGAGCTCTACACCTACAACCGCGACCTTATCGCCCATCTCACCACCCCCTTTGAAttcctccttttcttcaatgaGCAACTCGATGTCTTCACTTTCTATGAATCAGATGAATCAAGCTAGACCCGCCTTGAACAGTTCGCAGAGCGCTTCGGGCGCGTTCTCAAGTTTTTCGTTACCTCCACCACCCAGTGCGGGGACTGGGGGCACAGGGAACTACAGTGCGTTTGGGAGTACTAGTGGAAGTGGGCTAGGAAGCGGCggaatgggaattggaatgggACAACAAAGGCCGGTTGtgcaacagcagcagcagcagcaaccaCAGAAGAAGAGTGGATTGGATGCATATGAGAGTTTATTGTGA
- the Bcdna2 gene encoding Bcdna2: MPLQKSFSETNHSGKENHSRQPWQRNKNYQNQQQKPKVPAKPLAEKPPVPVSTTTKNILSNFQYREQSGKGDDSKEIINLVSSETDSRIATPSKMRRRGSSKDETSSVDEDVFLDDSTSADVPSTPSMGFDPTQNADFKRPFKAVSPDDRIIWDTNKDSQQLPESESGNLGKRKRGDNDIGRAQSSSPILAHSSQADSFPRPGPEVEVWMKLGQTKDIKLSRIMENASPQSSKDGNTPRGLTRSRSLGNPLNLKRHQPSRIGNSRNIDTPGLMRRLQEDYKPNEVSSGPSSSSPLPDKVQFQFEGPSSPLGRKGSEKRTSPLKRRLEPPSSPSTNIESHVALPSPKRPSTAESDYGSDDGLDEIGGMILTAIESQSQVPAASMSRPLPKIYESPIKPRAYSTHKPQSLSKSPDPPKALEDDSSDEFGEGLDDDDFDAAFAGSVPADDVELPPSRPRGAATKKEESDDEYGDDIDDSDFAAAEIAATQSLKQSTNSLMPVRPRNP, from the exons ATGCCTCTTCAAAAGTCCTTCTCCGAGACTAATCATTCAGGAAAAGAGAatcat TCTCGACAGCCATGGCAGAGGAATAAGAATTACCAGAACCAACAACAAAAGCCCAAAGTTCCCGCGAAACCATTAGCGGAGAAACCGCCGGTACCCGTTTCTACAACTACGAAGAATATCCTTAGCAACTTCCAATATCGAGAACAATCAGGAAAAGGAGACGATTCGAAAGAGATTATAAACTTGGTGTCATCGGAGACGGATAGTAGAATTGCCACGCCTTCGAAGATGCGGCGGCGGGGCTCATCAAAAGATGAGACAAGTTCTGTAGACGAAGATGTCTTTCTTGACGACTCTACTTCCGCAGATGTACCTTCAACGCCATCAATGGGGTTCGATCCCACACAGAACGCCGATTTCAAACGACCATTTAAAGCAGTATCACCTGACGATCGTATAATTTGGGATACAAATAAGGATAGTCAACAACTACCTGAATCAGAGAGCGGCAACCTGggcaagaggaagaggggcGATAATGACATTGGCAGAGCACAGAGTTCTTCACCCATACTAGCCCATTCTTCGCAAGCAGATTCTTTTCCTAGGCCGGGGCCAGAAGTTGAGGTTTGGATGAAATTGGGTCAGACTAAGGACATTAAACTCTCGCGAATTATGGAAAACGCATCTCCGCAATCATCGAAGGACGGGAATACGCCTAGAGGATTGACCAGATCAAGAAGTCTTGGAAATCCATTGAATCTTAAAAGACACCAACCGAGTAGGATAGGAAATAGCAGAAATATCGATACGCCGGGTTTGATGAGGCGATTGCAGGAGGACTACAAGCCAAACGAGGTTTCTAGTGGTCCTTCAAGCTCATCACCTCTCCCTGATAAagttcaatttcaatttgaaggACCAAGTTCTCCATTAGGTCGAAAAGGAAGTGAGAAGAGGACATCGCCCTTAAAAAGGAGACTTGAGCCGCCATCTTCACCAAGTACGAATATCGAGTCACATGTTGCTTTACCGAGTCCAAAAAGACCTTCCACTGCCGAGTCGGATTATGGTTCCGATGATGGTCTAGACGAAATTGGTGGAATGATACTCACGGCTATCGAATCACAATCGCAAGTTCCTGCAGCTTCAATGTCACGACCACTACCAAAAATTTATGAGTCGCCAATTAAGCCCAGAGCGTACTCTACACATAAACCACAGAGCTTATCTAAAAGCCCCGACCCTCCGAAAGCATTGGAAGACGATAGTAGCGACGAATTTGGTGAAGGTTtggacgatgatgattttgatgccGCATTTGCAGGATCAGTTCCGGCAGATGATGTGGAGCTTCCGCCGTCAAGGCCTAGAGGTGCAGCAACTAAAAAGGAGGAGTCCGATGATGAATATGGTGACGATATAGACGATTCAGATTTTGCGGCTGCAGAGATAGCAGCAACGCAGTCACtaaaacaatcaacaaaTAGCTTAATGCCTGTACGTCCGAGAAATCCATag
- the Bcdna2 gene encoding Bcdna2, with protein sequence MPLQKSFSETNHSGKENHSRQPWQRNKNYQNQQQKPKVPAKPLAEKPPVPVSTTTKNILSNFQYREQSGKGDDSKEIINLVSSETDSRIATPSKMRRRGSSKDETSSVDEDVFLDDSTSADVPSTPSMGFDPTQNADFKRPFKAVSPDDRIIWDTNKDSQQLPESESGNLGKRKRGDNDIGRAQSSSPILAHSSQADSFPRPGPEVEVWMKLGQTKDIKLSRIMENASPQSSKDGNTPRGLTRSRSLGNPLNLKRHQPSRIGNSRNIDTPGLMRRLQEDYKPNEVSSGPSSSSPLPDKVQFQFEGPSSPLGRKGSEKRTSPLKRRLEPPSSPSTNIESHVALPSPKRPSTAESDYGSDDGLDEIGGMILTAIESQSQVPAASMSRPLPKIYESPIKPRAYSTHKPQSLSKSPDPPKALEDDSSDEFGEGLDDDDFDAAFAGSVPADDVELPPSRPRGAATKKEESDDEYGDDIDDSDFAAAEIAATQSLKQSTNSLMPSMEKARAIQRYLVTMIDNNQYAGVNGKLQPEKILYLQPERSKIKRMVYLRGTWIDTPVTTKAFVHIIGKFDAQGICVIDDNSGLIILHPDHLISALVVADSFGCTRRAVLQDRVKATGEASPAMLYGTILHEIFQAAMLVNRWDRMFLGELIDKLAQRHLEDLYVIKVEIPQAVEYLHSKMGELQAWAELFVSSQPKPGALVKAGNGDTVAMCVSNLLDVEEHVWSPMYGLKGNIDATVQITMRDEKGQRTLTAPFEVKTGKNPSVANRAQTALYNLLISDRYDVEIAYGILYYMETSETIRIPAIRHELRHMIMQRNELACYVREKNAQLPPMLKKENMCGRCYAKNTCFIYHKLADDGNGETSGMKEKFDEVVKHLTPKHKEFFLKWDDLLTKEEKDSLKFRRELWTMLSSEREKLGRCFSNVIIEEGSAYEDQNNEKINRYRYTMIKPKNTAAPGFSFMDSQIIVGEPIVISDEKGHFALAKGYVTNVRKNRITVAVDRRLHNARIRQPGFDETNNQVFASIMEVAAEGSTPADSIGKIREDPILYRLDKDEFSNGLATVRNNLIQIMTEGPFGSREIRSLVVDLNPPRFKPHSTQYTLKDRSCINVDQRRAIEKVMSAQDYALVLGMPGTGKTTTIAHIIRALVSQGKSVLLTSYTHTAVDNILLKLRDDSIPILRLGTKAKIHPDVQEFAKLAVDPKETMEEIRSVWHDTPIIATSCLGINHPIFNERTFDYCIVDEASQITLPVCVGPIRLARTFILVGDHNQLPPLVKDEEARKGGLDISLFKYLSDAHPQSVVYLEHQYRMNADVMALSNTLIYNGRLKCGSTSVANRKIIIPDMDALKANHHTPSSVLHSTQKSICLEPKKGRCWLRDLLDPDVTVAFVDTDSLGDMARESEKGNRTVNDVEARIVTQLVTSLIAVGVDPTEIGVMTHYRSQLALLKDSLHNAKGVEMHTADRFQGRDKEVIVLSLVRSNEGGSIGELLKDWRRINVAFTRAKTKLLVVGSRGTLKGKVDNDGDRKEEMVSRFVRLMEEKKWVYELKEEQLMGHWWEMAGTATQGSVGLSQWVKVEKEVVKRKNSDLMDIEGDEVGDKENVRMTPTKQEPTAMKSGKGKHQPKRIKGGLAANNGNIRQGSVLMDLVNDMS encoded by the exons ATGCCTCTTCAAAAGTCCTTCTCCGAGACTAATCATTCAGGAAAAGAGAatcat TCTCGACAGCCATGGCAGAGGAATAAGAATTACCAGAACCAACAACAAAAGCCCAAAGTTCCCGCGAAACCATTAGCGGAGAAACCGCCGGTACCCGTTTCTACAACTACGAAGAATATCCTTAGCAACTTCCAATATCGAGAACAATCAGGAAAAGGAGACGATTCGAAAGAGATTATAAACTTGGTGTCATCGGAGACGGATAGTAGAATTGCCACGCCTTCGAAGATGCGGCGGCGGGGCTCATCAAAAGATGAGACAAGTTCTGTAGACGAAGATGTCTTTCTTGACGACTCTACTTCCGCAGATGTACCTTCAACGCCATCAATGGGGTTCGATCCCACACAGAACGCCGATTTCAAACGACCATTTAAAGCAGTATCACCTGACGATCGTATAATTTGGGATACAAATAAGGATAGTCAACAACTACCTGAATCAGAGAGCGGCAACCTGggcaagaggaagaggggcGATAATGACATTGGCAGAGCACAGAGTTCTTCACCCATACTAGCCCATTCTTCGCAAGCAGATTCTTTTCCTAGGCCGGGGCCAGAAGTTGAGGTTTGGATGAAATTGGGTCAGACTAAGGACATTAAACTCTCGCGAATTATGGAAAACGCATCTCCGCAATCATCGAAGGACGGGAATACGCCTAGAGGATTGACCAGATCAAGAAGTCTTGGAAATCCATTGAATCTTAAAAGACACCAACCGAGTAGGATAGGAAATAGCAGAAATATCGATACGCCGGGTTTGATGAGGCGATTGCAGGAGGACTACAAGCCAAACGAGGTTTCTAGTGGTCCTTCAAGCTCATCACCTCTCCCTGATAAagttcaatttcaatttgaaggACCAAGTTCTCCATTAGGTCGAAAAGGAAGTGAGAAGAGGACATCGCCCTTAAAAAGGAGACTTGAGCCGCCATCTTCACCAAGTACGAATATCGAGTCACATGTTGCTTTACCGAGTCCAAAAAGACCTTCCACTGCCGAGTCGGATTATGGTTCCGATGATGGTCTAGACGAAATTGGTGGAATGATACTCACGGCTATCGAATCACAATCGCAAGTTCCTGCAGCTTCAATGTCACGACCACTACCAAAAATTTATGAGTCGCCAATTAAGCCCAGAGCGTACTCTACACATAAACCACAGAGCTTATCTAAAAGCCCCGACCCTCCGAAAGCATTGGAAGACGATAGTAGCGACGAATTTGGTGAAGGTTtggacgatgatgattttgatgccGCATTTGCAGGATCAGTTCCGGCAGATGATGTGGAGCTTCCGCCGTCAAGGCCTAGAGGTGCAGCAACTAAAAAGGAGGAGTCCGATGATGAATATGGTGACGATATAGACGATTCAGATTTTGCGGCTGCAGAGATAGCAGCAACGCAGTCACtaaaacaatcaacaaaTAGCTTAATGCCT TCTATGGAAAAAGCTCGCGCAATTCAAAGATATCTTGTCACCATGATAGATAATAATCAGTATGCAGGTGTTAATGGTAAATTGCAACCAGAAAAG ATACTCTATCTTCAACCTGAACgctcaaaaatcaaaagaatggTGTATCTTAGAGGCACCTGGATTGATACTCCTGTCACCACAAAGGCTTTTGTTCACATCATTGGCAAGTTTGATGCACAGGGAATTTGTGTCATAGACGATAACTCTGGCTTGATCATTCTTCACCCGGACCATCTTATCTCTGCGCTCGTAGTAGCGGATTCTTTCGGGTGTACTCGTCGTGCAGTTCTTCAAGATAGGGTCAAGGCTACTGGTGAAGCATCTCCAGCTATGCTTTATGGAACGATTCTTCATGAGATATTTCAAGCTGCAATGCTTGTTAATCGCTGGGATAGGATGTTTCTTGGCGAGCTTATTGATAAGCTTGCTCAAAGACATCTTGAAGACTTGTATGTTATCAAGGTTGAAATACCCCAGGCTGTAGAATATCTACATAGTAAAATGGGAGAGTTACAAGCATGGGCCGAATTGTTTGTCTCATCTCAACCAAAG CCTGGAGCTCTAGTAAAAGCTGGAAATGGCGATACTGTTGCTATGTGTGTCAGTAATCTTCTCGATGTTGAGGAACACGTTTGGTCTCCAATGTATGGCCTGAAAGGTAACATTGATGCTACGGTACAAATCACAATGAGAGATGAAAAAGGGCAAAGAACTCTCACTGCACCCTTTGAGGTCAAGACCGGCAAGAATCCCAGTGTTGCCAACCGTGCACAAACAGCGCTTTACAATCTTCTGATTTCTGATCGATATGATGTTGAGATTGCTTATGGAATTCTGTACTACATGGAAACCTCTGAGACCATTAGAATTCCTGCCATTCGTCACGAACTTCGCCATATGATCATGCAGCGGAATGAGCTCGCGTGTTATGTCCGAGAGAAAAATGCTCAACTTCCACCCATGCTCAAAAAGGAGAACATGTGTGGAAGATGTTATGCGAAGAATACCTGTTTCATTTATCACAAGCTAGCTGATGATGGAAACGGAGAGACAAGCGGTATGAAGGAGAAGTTTGACGAAGTGGTCAAGCATCTTACTCCAAAGCATAAAGAGTTCTTCCTCAAATGGGATGATCTTCTtacgaaagaagagaaagactcTTTGAAGTTTCGTCGAGAACTATGGACCATGTTGAGCTCAGAGCGGGAAAAACTTGGTCGATGTTTCTCGAACGTTATAATCGAGGAAGGATCTGCCTACGAAGATCAGAATAATGAGAAGATCaatcgatatcgatacaCCATGATTAAACCGAAAAATACCGCAGCTCCAGGGTTTTCCTTCATGGACTCTCAGATTATAGTAGGAGAACCAATTGTTATCTCAGATGAAAAAGGCCATTTCGCTCTCGCCAAAGGCTATGTCACGAACGTACGCAAGAACAGGATTACAGTCGCTGTTGATCGACGTTTGCATAATGCTCGCATCAGACAACCCGGATTCGATGAAACTAATAACCAGGTCTTTGCTAGTATCATGGAAGTCGCTGCAGAAGGATCTACACCAGCTGACTCTATTGGTAAAATTAGAGAGGATCCCATTCTGTACAGGCTCGATAAAGATGAATTCAGTAACGGTCTTGCGACTGTTCGGAACAATCTCATCCAAATTATGACCGAAGGCCCATTTGGATCACGCGAAATTCGAAGTCTAGTCGTTGATCTTAATCCTCCTCGTTTTAAGCCACATTCCACTCAGTACACACTCAAAGATCGATCTTGTATCAACGTGGATCAACGCCGTGCTATCGAAAAAGTCATGTCCGCACAGGATTATGCTTTAGTACTTGGTATGCCTGGTACTGGAAAGACTACAACTATTGCTCACATTATCCGAGCTCTTGTTTCGCAAGGGAAATCTGTTCTCCTCACCTCTTACACTCATACAGCCGTGGACAATATCCTCCTGAAACTTCGAGATGACTCAATTCCAATCTTACGCCTAGGCACTAAAGCTAAGATCCACCCCGACGTTCAAGAATTTGCCAAACTCGCTGTCGATCCTAAAGAAACCATGGAAGAAATCCGAAGTGTCTGGCATGATACACCAATCATTGCCACTAGTTGCCTCGGTATCAACCATCCCATTTTCAACGAACGTACATTTGACTACTGCATAGTAGACGAAGCTTCTCAAATTACACTACCCGTCTGTGTTGGTCCCATTCGTCTCGCTCGCACATTCATCCTTGTCGGAGATCACAATCAACTTCCCCCCTTAGtcaaagatgaagaagccCGAAAAGGAGGTCTAgatatctctctcttcaaatATCTCTCAGACGCCCATCCTCAAAGCGTCGTCTACCTCGAACATCAATATCGCATGAATGCCGACGTAATGGCTCTTTCCAATACACTCATTTACAATGGACGTCTCAAATGCGGTAGCACTTCTGTCGCTAATCGTAAGATCATTATTCCCGATATGGACGCTTTGAAAGCAAATCATCATACACCAAGTAGTGTCCTACACAGTACACAGAAGTCTATTTGTCTGGAACCGAAGAAGGGAAGATGCTGGTTGCGAGATCTCTTGGATCCGGATGTCACCGTAGCATTTGTAGATACTGATAGCCTTGGCGATATGGCACGAGAAAGCGAGAAAGGGAATCGAACTGTAAATGATGTGGAAGCTAGAATCGTAACGCAACTCGTTACCTCTCTCATAGCAGTTGGTGTAGATCCTACGGAAATAGGAGTCATGACACATTACCGCTCCCAATTAGCTTTGCTCAAAGACAGTCTCCATAATGCTAAAGGTGTGGAAATGCATACTGCAGATAGGTTTCAAGGGAGAGATAAGGAAGTTATTGTACTGAGCTTGGTAAGAAGTAATGAGGGTGGAAGTATTGGGGAATTATTGAAGGATTGGAGGAGGATTAATGTGGCGTTCACGAGGGCGAAGACGAAGCTGTTGGTTGTGGGGAGTAGGGGGACACTGAAAGGGAAGGTAGATAACGATGGAGAcaggaaggaagaaatggTAAGTAGATTTGTGAGGTtgatggaggaaaagaagtgGGTTTATGAGTTGAAGGAGGAACAGTTAATGGGGCATTGGTGGGAAATGGCGGGGACTGCGACTCAGGGGAGTGTTGGATTGTCGCAGTGGGTCAAGGTGGAGAAAGAAGtggtgaagaggaaaaactctgatttgatggatatcGAAGGAGACGAAGTTGGAGACAAGGAAAACGTGCGAATGACACCCACTAAGCAAGAACCGACGGCTATGAAGAGCGGCAAAGGGAAACATCAACCTAAGAGGATTAAAGGAGGTTTAGCGGCGAATAATGGGAATATAAGGCAAGGAAGCgttttgatggatttggttAACGATATGTCATGA